AGAGCGATTTAACGTCCTCCTCACACAGAGGATCCGAGTGGAGGAGCCACTTAGTCAACTAAAGTACTCAGTCACAGatcacttttctctctctctctctctctctctctctctctctctctctctctctctctctctctctctctctgtctctctctctctctctctctctctttctctctctctctgtttctgtctctcgctgtctctctctctctgtctctcgctctctctgtctctcgctctctttgtctctctctatgccACTACTGCGactgcagtgtgtatgtgtgtgtgtgtgagagatcttTAGCTAGAGGTGCTGCTCCTCCATCAGTCATGCGCCACTCACTGTCCTCCCATGGACAGAGCTGTCCAGTAGCGCTACAGAGGAACCACTGACCTGTATATGATGCACGCGCTGTTCCGACACGTGTCACAGTTGGCCGTGTCCTGTCCCGTTCGATAGGAGAGTCTgtggggaagagaagagggtgAAGATGTATCatatcccccctcctcttccctcggGATGTTGCTTCCTGCCTATTAcagtccccccaccccacccactgcTTACTtgttcggtgtgtgtgtgtgtgcatgcactgtGTTCGCTGGGATACACTCATTCAGACGTTTCCTGTTCTCGCTTTGTGCTTTTTAATTGTCCGGCCCcacttgacccctgacccacgCCTCagtgggagggaagggggtgggaggccctctctgcctccacatcAAAGGGTTTCTCCTCTGCATTAACATGTTGGGCTAGGGAGAAGTCAATATGGATCCATAGTAATGTACCTGGCCTGGTCATTTATGCAGCCTGGCTATGGCCATGGGATGAGCCGAActtaacgcacacacacgcaatgcaGATCGATGTCAGGCTAGCCATAAAGATGTTCATACTGTGGATGGGTTAGTATTTCACGATTTATTTATGTCAGGCTGGATCTCTACAGTCCAGGCTACTGCAGAGGGGCACAGAGTGAGGACTCCTACCTCTCCTTCAGAGCTACTTGGCCCCTGATAGgcctgtctgggggaggggggcatggtGGGATGAGGGATGAAACGTATCAGAGGGAAAGAGTTGCACATGATACCCAATCGATCGTCTCCAAGTGGGTGGTTTGAGTGATTCAGTTGCGGATGTTTGCCTTCAATCTACTCACACGAGCACAAGATTGCTTTCATGCACACGTGGGTGCgctcgcacacagacacacaccctcacttcCACACGGACTCTCTTACTCAGATCAAAGCAATATGTGTTTCTGTGGCCTGATATGACTTGAATGTCACCAAACCTCTTCGATGTCAGTACTAGAGATCCAGCCTTAAATATATCAGAGAAGACGTTTTAAAGGTATCTGGGCTAGGATGGTGGGGGCTGGGTCTCTCAGGGAATAGAGAAAGTTAGAAACCTTAGAACAGGGGTTTTCAACCAGGGGTCCGCGACCCCCTGTGTTCTGCGGCGGCATTGCAGGGGGTCCGCGACACGAGCCTATGTTGATCATTCCAtcattgattttttttatttatatcaaTTTGCTTTGATATTTCAACACATTTCCATATTACTCTTGAATATCGTGAAAAATATCTAAAATAAGAACAATATGTCTAAAATAATATAAAGGTGATGAAACCTGCTTGGGGCTAGAACAACAACTACTAAAATCAacagttttgttgtttttttacaaatttTTCTGAATTGTTCAGAATCTCACATACGCAAATTTAGAAAAAATCTGATTCTATGtatattgtttgaggtttttaagtagatatatctagatttgtttgaggtttttaaataaaagctacatggaaaaccaaatgttAAAACTTCCTTCTGTCCatatgcacgtacacacacacgtaggcacgCACAAGCGCGCAGGCACATCAGTGGGCAGCGGATTACTTTCTAGTTTAGACATGGTGGTCCTTGggacaaaaccagttgaaaacccctgccTTAGAAGATGCAAGGCTGAGTCAACCATCGCTGCATCCTTATTTCATCACGACAATATTCAGGTGTACGCGTGGGAGGCAAAACCAGCTCCTAATGGAATACTTTCATCCCCCATCTACTTGAACGTcccatttgttttgtttatatatatatataattattttttttacagtgcacCTGTTTCAGTAATGTGTTTCAGTGACAGAACATTAGGTTtgggaaatgtgttttgtgtgtaacGGCTCTTTTATTGCACTGTTGATGAAAGCAGTCCTGTATGTAGCGTTTGTGACTTGTTGGAGGGTTTAGTTCGGTGGTGTAGGCAGGCGTGGATTAATACACTGGCTAGCCTACATGTGCAGGGGGCCCTAGATTGGCtgaactatatatatatatatttcttttttttaacgtGACAGAGAAAAATGCTTGACCCCAATTGGACTATAAGAAACATAAAAAGAATGAAGCAGAGTAGTTTTACTTAACCCCTATTGGTCCATAAACAtactcagggggggggggggttgggggtcgATGGCTGTAAAAGTGGAGTGGAAGTGTTGGCGTGCTGGCTAGGTGTGTAATTAAAGGCTGTCAGCGGTGCTTAACAGGTGCCAGGGAGAGAGGTGACCCCTGAATGACGGCTCAGGACGAGGTCAAGCTCTCCTCCGATCACGGCCAGATGGCTGGACGGCCCAATCAATGGTCTTGATGGGGTGTCCAGGTCCCAGCTTGAAccctcacatctcctctctcccctgctcgcTTCTCCTATTTTTCTCACAGTCTCCCCTGTGTCTGgttgtctctctcaccctctccgtctctctctctgtctctttctctctacaacACAGCTAATAAGGGACTGGGGGTGGGAGGAATGTGGACTCATTCTAACCGACATCTTTGGGGGGAGCCAGAAGAGCCATGAACAATATATTTGTATGCCCGTCCCTGCCCGCACAGGGTGAGCTGTCCCAAAGGTCACTGTAGTCTGAgtgagagtcacacacacacactcaaacacaccctgccccctccagGCCTGATGAGTGTGATTAATTGGGCGGCAGTGGCAATGTGCTGATGAAGCAGCAGAAATATTCAAAACCCTGTCCTGCTTAAAGACAAGAGCAGagactgtcaccccccccccccccctctctctctcctactgtgCACCGAgggcacagctgtgtgtgtgtccatcagggacagagaggacatcAGGGCCTGAGCCAGGCTGTCTCGGATGCCAGGAGACATAATCTATGTCCTCCACCCTTCAGCAGACCTCCCCTGTCACCCGGCCAACCTGGCAGAGGGAAAACGAAAGACCTGTGAATAACAGGGAGACATAGGATGATTCTAATTATACCCAGAGTCAGGAAGACAAGGATCCCTCTCcatgctctctttttctctccttcacaGATTCTCACTTTTGTTTTTTACAcatattttttcatatttccctttctttttttcttttttttgctctcttccttgctctctttcccttcctctctctctctcgctctctttctttctcactctgtctctctcctccctctctatctcctcagAACACACAGATCAGCGTGAGAGTGCCTAGAGGACTGGCTTACAGCTAAACTGGGCCTCTGCCACCCGACCAGATATTTTAGGTTCCTGTGTTGCAACTGTCATGTAGTTGCTGGCTTAGCTAACAGAATGGCGTGTCCCTTTGTGTTTGGGGAACAGTGGAAACTGAGTCTTCCCCAAATATCATTCTGATTCACGCACAGGGAagaagtattttattttatgcttcAATATCGTATTTGTTGCATTTGCTGTTAATCTCCTGTAGAGTTTGATGATTCCTGCAACAGAGTGGCTTTTTGGTAAATACATTTGAGAAAATCTGTTTTGTCTGATCCATGCCCCTTCTATGTCAAATGGATATTGATGATGTAGGCTGTAATGTAAAAGGCATCGTCGTGTTCACATTTCACCTTATAGCCTGAAGCCGTTATTACTTGTAGGCCAAGTGACATTTCTGAAGAAGGGGAACAGAGCTAATGTACCGTGGAAACACAGGGCACAGTCAATTCTGCTTGCCTCGCAAAGAAACCCACCATACTCTGTCTGGGCCCAGGAATTGAAGTTCCTGACTATGAACTATAGAAGAACTTTAGAAGCTTTAATGGAACAAAGCCTCTGGCTGTAGAGtcagtgtttttgttgttgttttcttaaGACAGTGTCCTACTTGAGCAGGTGACCCTGAGGTGTCAGGTGTGGGTGGAACTCCTGCTAACAACCACGCTGGCCTCTGTCCTGCTAACACATCCATATATCTGCTGGGAACCCACTAATGATCTCCCATGCAGGGCAGGCAATGGGGTTGCTTTGCAAGACAACTCGTTTTAGTTTGAAATGACCCTATGCGGACGCAGGCCAAAGGCTGGGttctacacacactgacacttgCACACCTGAAATGCGTACTGTTAACTCTAGACCTTAGCTGGCTGGGTATGGGAACAGATAGTTCATagtcacctcccctctcctgaaACACACATTCAGGCTCATTTTACCACCCATCAATAAGAGAGATTTGCCAGCCACACCACTTCTGGCAGAGAACCCACTCAGCTCTACATCTCTAGCCTATATCTGCATGCAGCACCAGCGCTATAGTATTGAGTATGATGACTTGGAGTTTAAGCTTGCAAACGTGTTTAGAATAAAATGCATCATATTATGCCTATTTGCAACAAGAGGATTTCTACCTTTCTGTTGTGATTTAACGCTTCcgactgttgagattgtattgTCGATTCAGGACTATATGATGGTATGTGCTCGcattggtgtttgtgtgcatgtctacCTGTGAGCCAGGGTGCGTTGATATTTTTGCGATGCAAATTATTTGGATTCCGACTGCCCGGAGGTGATGGGTAGGAGAGATAGCGGTCTGAGTGATGGTAGCATCATTGATTCACTCAGGTGCACACCAAATTGGTCATTTTGTTGTTTCCATCCCAGAGGATAGACAACCCTCAAACTGTTTGAGCTGACTAGATTGTATCTAGATCTCTTTTATATAGACTCCCATTTCCATCAGACATCAAATGGGTTTTTCCCTGCGCCAGGGTCTCTTTCGCTAGATTAACGGTGCTCAAAACGACGATCAGCTAAAAGTAGGCCACAGAGCCTTCGGACAAAATGTCCATTCAAAGAAATTATGCTCATTCCAGAAATATCCCCTATAATGATTGACATGATGTGCATGATCTTTTTTTCCATAAACGTAGCATGGGGAACTCCTCATTTTCATCTTTAGTCACAGCAGTCTTTTGgaaggtctgtctgtgtgaccgTGTGATTGGTCTTGTGATTAGAGTAATAGTATTTTTATGCTACGGGTCAGAAAACCACTTGGGCCAAATCGAGTGAGATGATTGGCTGGCAGTAGAGAATGGTGCTGGTGCTACGATCCGATGTGGAAGGACACTGTCACTGACACTAACAGCCTTGTgtggaaacacacatacacacaggtatgCCCTCCCTGTTCTCACAGCATTTGGGACAGTATTTAGTTTGTGAATGAGACATCTCAGTACTCAGAGGAACACATGCAGAGAGAGCtccccatgaaaaaaaaaacatgaaaaaacgATAAATGTTCTCAAGAAGGTAACTGGAACAAACAGTGATATCTCTATTTTGAAGTCTTAGTTCGGATTACGATTATTACATATCATACAGCACTGTGCAAAAGTCTAAAAGCTAAAAGTCAAAAAAGTTCTCAATAGACAAATACAGTTCAGGAAAAAAAACTGATTGAATGACTAAGATTTTtgcacagtacagtatgtctgGCTATGTTCCTAGTACTACAGATGGAGAACAGTACAGGTGTAGATCTCTTCCCCCCTGGTTCAGTACCGTCTGAATAGGAGGTGATGGAGCTGTCTTACCCTTCTCGGTGGGCCTCCCCTTTCTCCAGCTCCTGGATGACCCCCAGCAGCACTTTGATGGTTTCCTGACTGGAGCTGATCAGGTTCTCCATGGCCTGCAGCTGTGCCTTCACATCCCCTTCCTTAGTCACAGGCACTATCTGCTTACACGCCTCACCCTCGCCCGCTGCCTTCAcgccctccgcctcctccacgGCCCCCCGCGGAGGCTGCATCCgaggctggggagagaaggGTCCGGAGTGGCACTGGGCCTGCGTGGTGCAGCCCCCCCCCGCAGCCCTCGGCAGGGTCTGAGACTGCAGCCCGTTGATCTGCACACCCTTCTTGCGCTTGGTGCGCACGCCCGGACTGTCCAGGCACTCCACCTGCGTCAGGGAGTTCCAGGCGATGGGGCCCAAGACTGTGGGCGTCCGGTCTGGCAGGGTCCGCGACGAGCCCTCGTCCAGGTTGAGCATATGGCGCTTGGACGACGGCCGGTCCGGGTTGTTCTCCCCGTGTGGTAGTCCTCTCCTGGGCTTGGAGCTTATGCTGCACAGCTGGTAGTCCGCCTGCGGGGCGGcgctggggaggaggctgcCGGAGTCGGCGGCGCCGCAGCTGAGCCGGCGTGCAGCAGAGTCTGAACACGGGCCGTCTGAAACCAGGGCAGCGTGCTGTTCCACGGTGGCCACACACTCGCTGGTATGGAGCAGAGCCCTGGTCCTCCAGACCCCGCTTGCCGTGCACGCGCCCTCCACGCTGCCCTCCTCCGCCCCTGCCCTGGGCTGCTTCAGGTCCAGCAGGAAGCCGTTGTTCTGGCCCTTGTAGCTCTCCACGGCCGCCACATGCTTGATGGTGTGCCCATGGCCCTTCTTGCGCTCGAAGGGGAAGGTCTGGTAGCGCTTCTTCAGGTCGGGCGACGTCTGCACGCCCGTGCTGCGCGTCACGTTGGGGATGGAGCGGCGGGCTGGCACCGTCATGTACTTGCGGTATGCCGCCTTGTAGGAGACCGGTTTGCCTCCGGCCGCCGCCTGCCTTGCCGCCTCTCTCTGCTCGTTCTGCGCCTCGCAGATGTCCTTGAAGCGCACCTGCAGGGCCTTGTTCCGCTTCCGCACCTGCCGGCTAGCGTCCAGCGAGTACTTGACCTCCAGCGCCAGCGAGGCCGAGGGCGCCGTCTCCGAGTCGGACTCTGAGTTGGTGAGCGCACACTTGCTGCCTTCCTTGCTCACCATGGTTCCTAGGCGGCAGGCGAgcggaaaaagagaggagagagagtgttaaTGCCTGCTGATGAAAGTTTGAGACCAACAGTAGTTTTCTGGGCGTCCTCGTGCGTGTACATATGGCTGATGCTTAAGGACATGAGTGCCTCCTATTGAATTAGTAAAACATGTCATCAAAATGAAATGCCCTGAACACCTGTCTCGCTAATGAGTTGCACATACTGTACTTAATACTATATATTTAAGCACTTCTCCCCAATGTCTTCCATAGTGCTCTCACAGCGATTGGACGGTATGTCTGTGTCAGATGTTGCTTTTACaaagtgtgtctctctctgcgtTGCGTGTGGAACAGGGTCTGAGTGAATCAACATTGGCTGTGAATCAACATTTACTGTTGGCCTTGGAGAGAGAAATCTGTCCATCTGGCTTGTTCATTAACGATTTGCTGTGGTCTTTCAAGCTCGCCAATCCATCTGCTTTTATTTACTGAAAAACTGCAGGGGTGAGGGTTTAGTACGCCCTAAAATAATTCTAgcatttttatttatgtttatcTTTTTTTACGACATCTTGAATCTCTCAGTCTGTGAAACTGATGACACCAATGTTTAATAAGTGCTAGTCCTATTTGTCACTTGTTTCTTATTGCCTGGTAATTGCGGGTTTTAATGCTATGACCTCACAACCTCTGAGTTGACAGgcttgcatgcgtgtgtgagaaCAGCAGCAGTAGTGCAGGTGTTCCCACTGTTCACCACTGATTCAGCAAGTTCGGCACACAACACACCTTACAAGCCCCTTCACTGCTTACCTGCTCAGATTAaactgtgagtgtgtttgcgtgtgcttgTGCGCGTAGGCGCTAAGTGAAAAGAAGAAACAGGGTCAGTCAGCCTATTACACTGTGGTCCAAATACCAACAGAGTTATCGCCCATCAGACCAACTGATCTCAAAAAGATAATCAATTATAACTCCACAATACAGGCCTGCCATATCACAGCTATCATGCAGTCTGCTTTCATAATCCAGCCAAGGTTCTCTGCATGGTGTGGACGATAGGTAAACCCTTCACTGCTGATGTAGACACTGATAGCATAGCCTTATCCCTCACTGCTTATCTGTGAGTGGTTACCATCCACAAGGATTTGTTTCTCTTTCTACTTTCTTGTCGAATATGGATCGGACGTCCCCTCCTAGATCATCAGATCAGAAGCTTCTTACTGGATCAGTTCAGCTGCACCACAGGGCAGGCTGGTGTCCTGGTGTCGTTTGGCACCACTAGCTTTTCTCTTTGTCCCTCCTCCTTGtccctcctccttcatctctttgtccctccttccttcatccctctctttctccctcttcatctctctcaccccctcttcatcttcctctctctctctcatcctctattgctgtctctctgcctctctatccttccttccctctctctctctctccttttttctctctgtctctctctctctctctctctctctctctctctctctctctctctctctctctctctctctctctctctctcactgtctgctgATTGCAGCATTAGCCCCAAGTGTCATTGGTGGGAGGGAAGAAAACACGTCTTTATGTAAGAGAAGAGCCTCAGGTTATGTATGGTACAATCCAAAGAATTATATTTCCCAATTATTTTTCCACTGAATGCTTGTTTAGAACAGTTGCTCTACGCAACTGAGAGCGTTAATCTATTGATCTGCAAAGTTTCGATTTGTTCACTCTGCCGTCGCTGTTGGCTTGGCCTTCTCTTCTGTTTGCTCACCGGATGAGATTTGGAGAGAGAAATTAAACTGTTGTCCTCCTTTCCGTTCAGGAATGAGGTCAGTGTTGACTGTAAGTACTCAGTTCAAAATCACTCACTCAACTCCAAAATCGAAAGAAGCGCTGATGATGAGGGTTCAGCTCAGGGAGATTCAGAGGGAGTCAGACAGCAAATTGAACACCAATTTGATCTGATAATCCCAGTTGTCACTCAAGTATCTCAAGGAGTGATTTCTCTGAGGCCTGCAAACCTTTTATCCCCACAGCTCTGTCAGACATGAGGCcactctgcctccacacactCTACAATTCTACTGTAGACAACCTGTTTTCAGATGGCACACAGCAGGTCACTGTAGATTCCCTCAGACGcagccctgccccccttccAGCCACTTACGGAAACAGCATGAGTCACCATACGGctgggccaggccaggccaggccaggccaccaTGACAACAGTCTCTCACTCCATGCACTGATTTCCTGGGAAGAATTGAAGTGAACTGACCCACAGTTGTCACCCAATAGGAGCTGGTAGGAGCTCATGGTAACTCATCTGGACATGATGAAATCTCTGTTAGGTCtgaccttgttgtcaaaacccGTTATGCCTGGATCACCCGACACACTTGCGCTCATGGCTACTGTACATGCCAAAAGCATATAGTATAACCATTTCTAACAATAAAGGTGTTCCTTTTAAGTCTTCTTCAGAAGAGAAGTACCCTTTAGAGTTTCGAACAGCATTATACAGAACTGTACTTGATCCATCAACTTTTCGTACTACATACTAGTATTTATCACAAGTATTTTTTGTCTAGAAAGTGCCCAGCTCTTTGTGGCTGATTGGAGAGCACTTCATTTGGAGGGTGTATTTATTATAGCCCTCCACTCCCCCATCCATGTTGATGCTTGTCCCCGCCCAGGTAAGTGGCCCACATGAGAGCCCCTCACCGGGGGTCCAGGACTTGTGGAGTGGGGCAAGGGGTCTGACACACCAGCTCCAATGCCAGGAGAGCTCCCAAGCTAAATTAGCCCCAAGTGCTCATGGACAACAGTGACAGACGCAGTTTATGTTAAGTGTGTTAATAGTTTTGTATCATAGAAGGACACAGCTATGCAATCTTGTGAGCGACAGTTGCCTATATATCACTCAGAGAATTGTGATTTTGGAACTAAAATGTGAAACTCCTAAACCCTCAGCCGAGTTTTTCCTCTGTGTGGATGTTGCCAAGTAGTTCAAGCCTGACTACTTCTCTGTTATCCTGTGTGCTCAGTGGAAGGGAAAATTCATTAAGAGATGGATCACCAAGTCAGTGAAATCATCTGCTGAGAAAATGGCCTCCCATACAGATTGCCACCTTCAAAGAAGTTTTAAACTTTCCTCTAACTGTCCTTTTCCTACTCCTCTGCATTTTGCAGGGAGAAAGTTTTTGCCTTTGAAAACAAAGTATGGTTGTTGTGAATG
This DNA window, taken from Hypomesus transpacificus isolate Combined female chromosome 13, fHypTra1, whole genome shotgun sequence, encodes the following:
- the LOC124475508 gene encoding inhibitory synaptic factor 2A, with translation MVSKEGSKCALTNSESDSETAPSASLALEVKYSLDASRQVRKRNKALQVRFKDICEAQNEQREAARQAAAGGKPVSYKAAYRKYMTVPARRSIPNVTRSTGVQTSPDLKKRYQTFPFERKKGHGHTIKHVAAVESYKGQNNGFLLDLKQPRAGAEEGSVEGACTASGVWRTRALLHTSECVATVEQHAALVSDGPCSDSAARRLSCGAADSGSLLPSAAPQADYQLCSISSKPRRGLPHGENNPDRPSSKRHMLNLDEGSSRTLPDRTPTVLGPIAWNSLTQVECLDSPGVRTKRKKGVQINGLQSQTLPRAAGGGCTTQAQCHSGPFSPQPRMQPPRGAVEEAEGVKAAGEGEACKQIVPVTKEGDVKAQLQAMENLISSSQETIKVLLGVIQELEKGEAHREGNIPREEEGGYDTSSPSSLPHRLSYRTGQDTANCDTCRNSACIIYSVELDFKQQEDKLQALMTRLCPAEDAPFSSLPYPAEAYTSTPKRKSKADSKKHARWKLWFL